A region from the Paenibacillus humicola genome encodes:
- a CDS encoding YjjG family noncanonical pyrimidine nucleotidase: MAGPPESLCIYAQGLHHKHKDGGKMRYKILLFDLDDTLLDFGANEVDSLTKLFLQYGYTFSDELFQLYNSVNKQLWTDYEDGKIPLDVVLNSRFSETMLKLGKVVDGLEWEGLYRELLSDGNQLLMEGAMDVCHRLCKTHRMFIITNGITHTQIKRLKQSGLYDFFEDIFDSQSIGYQKPAEEFFDYVIGHISDFHRKDALVIGDSLNTDIKGGLISGIDTCWINRKAQKSPAEIKSTYTISSLTELVPIC, encoded by the coding sequence ATGGCTGGACCGCCGGAATCCCTGTGCATTTATGCACAGGGACTTCATCATAAACACAAAGACGGAGGAAAGATGAGATATAAGATCCTATTATTTGATCTGGATGATACATTGCTGGATTTCGGCGCGAATGAAGTGGATTCATTAACCAAATTGTTTCTTCAATATGGATATACATTTTCGGATGAGTTGTTTCAATTATATAATTCTGTAAATAAACAGTTATGGACTGATTATGAAGATGGGAAAATTCCACTCGATGTTGTTCTGAACTCCAGATTCTCGGAAACGATGTTGAAGCTGGGGAAAGTCGTTGACGGATTAGAATGGGAAGGTTTGTACAGAGAATTGTTGAGCGATGGAAACCAACTGCTGATGGAGGGCGCAATGGATGTCTGTCATCGCTTATGTAAAACCCATCGAATGTTCATAATCACGAATGGTATCACCCACACGCAAATCAAACGCTTGAAGCAATCGGGACTATATGACTTTTTCGAAGACATCTTTGATTCACAAAGCATTGGTTATCAAAAACCGGCAGAAGAATTTTTTGATTACGTGATTGGTCATATCTCAGATTTTCATAGAAAGGATGCGCTTGTCATTGGAGATTCGTTAAATACGGACATCAAAGGTGGTCTTATATCCGGCATTGACACCTGTTGGATCAACAGAAAAGCGCAGAAAAGTCCGGCAGAAATTAAAAGCACATATACGATCTCAAGTTTAACGGAGCTAGTTCCCATCTGCTAG
- a CDS encoding carboxymuconolactone decarboxylase family protein, protein MQVRFDYTKTSPEAFQTMLKLEGFIKTSGLDPKLYELIKIKASQINGCAFCINMHTKEARKMGESEQRIYLLNAWREAPFYTDKERAVLELTEAVTRISHGGVSQDLYERVRKHVSEEEYVAIIMAINAINSWNRIAISTGMYPEQD, encoded by the coding sequence ATGCAAGTTAGATTTGACTATACGAAAACAAGTCCGGAAGCTTTCCAAACCATGCTGAAGCTGGAAGGATTCATTAAGACAAGTGGATTGGATCCAAAGCTGTATGAACTCATTAAAATCAAAGCATCGCAAATCAACGGCTGCGCTTTTTGCATTAACATGCACACAAAGGAAGCACGGAAGATGGGCGAGTCTGAGCAGCGGATATATTTACTGAATGCATGGCGTGAAGCACCGTTCTATACGGATAAAGAAAGAGCAGTTCTAGAACTCACAGAAGCAGTGACCCGTATTTCACACGGTGGTGTGTCACAGGATTTATACGAGAGAGTGCGAAAGCATGTAAGCGAGGAAGAATATGTAGCAATTATTATGGCGATCAATGCCATCAACTCTTGGAATCGAATCGCCATCTCTACTGGGATGTACCCTGAACAGGACTAA
- a CDS encoding Rrf2 family transcriptional regulator — MQYSIGVEYSLHCLVYLIDIPPDTTIGIKELSAFQGISETYLSKMFGKLTKAGIVSSIPGVKGGYKLAKPPAEISFWDVVEAVEGATPIFQCKNIKNNSYLCQDEDFEACAKATPCIIKLSMLEAEENMRNTLRNKSLSWLNDELNRVLTPKDRQKTRDFFASSNNV; from the coding sequence ATGCAGTATAGTATTGGAGTTGAGTATTCACTACATTGCTTAGTTTATTTGATAGATATTCCTCCCGATACGACCATTGGTATTAAGGAACTATCCGCTTTTCAAGGAATTTCGGAAACCTACCTATCGAAGATGTTCGGTAAGTTAACTAAAGCGGGTATCGTTAGCTCCATTCCGGGGGTAAAAGGTGGATATAAATTAGCAAAACCTCCTGCGGAGATCTCATTTTGGGATGTCGTAGAAGCTGTTGAAGGTGCGACCCCCATTTTTCAATGTAAAAACATTAAAAATAACAGTTATCTTTGCCAAGATGAGGATTTTGAGGCATGTGCAAAAGCCACTCCCTGCATTATTAAATTATCGATGCTTGAGGCTGAAGAAAACATGCGGAATACGTTACGCAACAAGTCCTTGAGTTGGCTAAATGATGAGCTTAATCGCGTATTAACACCTAAGGATCGCCAAAAAACACGCGATTTTTTTGCAAGCAGCAACAATGTCTAA
- a CDS encoding NADH-dependent flavin oxidoreductase has protein sequence MKTNYEPIFEPLTFRSGVQLRNRVLMAPMTNSSSHEDGTVSEQELAYYQERAGGVGAVITACAHVTPEGKAYVNELGADSDACIPGLAKLSRTIQDQGSKAILQIFHAGRMTSQDLIGGQQPISASAIAAARQGSVVPREMTEEEIHDIINAFGEATRRAIEAGFNGVEIHGANTYLIQQFFSPHSNRRSDRWGGTIEKRMAFPLAVINNVKHVVAAHAKEPFVVGYRVSPEEIENPGITMEDTLHLVDALAEQELDYIHVSVRGFWDGSIRDKEDTQSRILRIQERAANRVAIIGVGGLSSPEDVAKALDTGVSLVALAHAIIMEPKWVEKVQSNRDAHIRTTLPKSAQKELVIPDPMWNLLLSVPGWFPVV, from the coding sequence ATGAAAACAAACTATGAACCGATCTTTGAACCTTTGACCTTTCGTTCAGGCGTACAACTCAGAAATCGGGTGCTTATGGCACCGATGACCAATTCCTCCTCTCATGAGGATGGAACCGTGTCAGAGCAAGAACTGGCTTATTATCAAGAGCGGGCAGGGGGCGTCGGTGCAGTTATTACAGCTTGTGCACATGTTACGCCGGAAGGTAAGGCTTATGTAAACGAACTCGGTGCGGATAGTGATGCTTGTATTCCTGGGTTGGCCAAACTTTCGCGCACGATTCAAGATCAAGGATCGAAGGCAATTTTACAAATTTTCCATGCTGGGAGAATGACATCGCAAGATTTAATTGGCGGGCAGCAGCCGATTAGCGCCAGCGCAATAGCAGCAGCACGTCAGGGCTCGGTTGTCCCGAGGGAAATGACAGAAGAAGAAATCCATGACATCATTAATGCTTTCGGCGAAGCAACTCGTAGAGCCATTGAAGCAGGCTTTAACGGTGTCGAAATTCACGGCGCAAATACGTACTTGATTCAACAATTCTTTTCCCCTCATTCTAACCGCAGATCCGATCGGTGGGGAGGCACGATTGAAAAAAGAATGGCGTTTCCACTTGCCGTCATCAACAATGTGAAACATGTTGTCGCTGCCCATGCCAAAGAGCCGTTCGTCGTCGGGTATCGAGTATCTCCTGAAGAAATAGAAAATCCGGGCATTACAATGGAAGACACGCTGCATTTGGTGGACGCTTTGGCCGAACAGGAGCTCGATTACATTCATGTGTCGGTAAGAGGCTTTTGGGATGGATCAATTCGCGATAAGGAGGATACCCAATCACGCATCCTTCGCATTCAAGAAAGGGCAGCTAATCGAGTCGCCATAATTGGAGTGGGAGGGCTTTCTTCGCCAGAAGATGTTGCCAAGGCTCTGGACACCGGAGTATCTTTAGTGGCTTTGGCGCATGCTATCATTATGGAGCCCAAGTGGGTCGAGAAGGTTCAAAGTAATCGGGATGCCCATATCCGAACGACCTTGCCGAAATCGGCTCAAAAAGAACTGGTCATACCGGATCCCATGTGGAATTTGCTTTTAAGTGTGCCTGGCTGGTTTCCGGTTGTGTAA